A genomic window from Solanum stenotomum isolate F172 chromosome 10, ASM1918654v1, whole genome shotgun sequence includes:
- the LOC125878264 gene encoding 40S ribosomal protein S3-3-like isoform X3 has product MATPQISKKRKFVADGVFFAELNEVLTRELAEDGYSGVEVRVTPMRTEIIIRATRTQNVLGEKGRRIRELTSVVQKRFNFKENSVELYAEKVNNRGLCAIAQAESLRYKLLGGLAVRRACYGVLRFVMESGAKGCEVIVSGKLRAQRAKSMKFKDGYMISSGQPVKEYIDAAVRHVLLRQGVLGIKVKIMLDWDPKGKQGPMTPLPDLVTIHPPKEEEEFVVPPPMIAAPAIEVLPVA; this is encoded by the exons ATGGCGACGCCTCAGATTAGTAAAAAGCGAAAG TTTGTAGCGGATGGAGTTTTTTTTGCGGAGTTGAACGAAGTGCTGACGAGAGAGTTGGCGGAGGATGGTTACTCGGGAGTTGAAGTTAGGGTTACTCCCATGCGAACTGAAATCATCATTAGGGCTACTCGTACTCAAAACGTTCTTg GTGAAAAAGGTAGGAGGATTAGGGAGCTGACTTCAGTTGTTCAGAAGCGTTTTAATTTCAAGGAAAATAGTGTTGAGCTCTATGCAGAGAAAGTCAACAATAGGGGTCTGTGTGCCATTGCTCAGGCAGAGTCACTGCGATACAAGTTACTTGGAGGACTTGCTGTCCGAAG GGCTTGCTATGGTGTTCTGCGATTTGTAATGGAGAGTGGAGCCAAGGGATGCGAG GTGATTGTTAGTGGAAAGCTCCGTGCTCAGCGTGCCAAGTCCATGAAGTTTAAGGATGGTTACATGATTTCTTCTGGCCAACCTGTTAAAGAATACATTGATGCAGCTGTTAGGCATGTGCTACTTAGGCAG GGTGTGCTCGGTATCAAAGTAAAGATCATGCTTGACTGGGATCCTAAGGGTAAACAAGGGCCTATGACCCCATTGCCAGATTTGGTGACTATTCATCCACCCAAGGAGGAAGAAGAGTTTGTTGTTCCTCCTCCTATGATAGCTGCTCCCGCAATCGAG